Proteins from a genomic interval of Gemmatimonas sp.:
- a CDS encoding DUF445 domain-containing protein, with product MNNPAPLGPRAADDALPAALRITPDDEVRRVRLAQMKRAATMMLVVVAGVFVAARVYEAQYPWLGYLRAFAEAAMVGGIADWFAVTALFRHPLGIPIPHTAIVPARKDRIGTALGNFVQRNFLTREVVASKLGAMKLGERAAAWVARPENSRRLARAAAHGLSGAVGVLRDDEVQALVDRGIVARLRRLQAAPLAAKTFELLTADGRHQTLLDDALRLAARFLDENEEMIRARIRQESPWWVPGAVENRLGDKIVSGVEATLVAVAADPAHPLRKRYDEAVERFVQNLRENPATIARAEQIKLELLDHPGVAEFSREVWGDVKLRLAQYAERLATETEAEPDQLERWLAGLGEKVLADPALADKVNGWVVELVTYSVEQAREEVAALIATTVAAWDADATSRKIELQIGRDLQFIRINGTLVGGLVGLLLYVVGQSLG from the coding sequence ATGAACAATCCTGCTCCGCTGGGGCCCCGCGCGGCCGACGACGCCCTGCCGGCAGCGCTGCGCATCACCCCCGACGACGAAGTGCGTCGCGTGCGTCTCGCGCAGATGAAGCGGGCCGCCACCATGATGCTGGTGGTGGTGGCCGGGGTGTTCGTCGCGGCCCGTGTGTACGAGGCGCAGTATCCGTGGTTGGGCTATCTGCGCGCCTTCGCTGAAGCGGCCATGGTGGGGGGCATTGCCGACTGGTTCGCGGTGACCGCCCTCTTTCGCCACCCGCTGGGCATTCCCATTCCGCACACCGCCATCGTGCCCGCGCGCAAGGATCGCATCGGGACGGCGCTGGGCAACTTTGTGCAACGCAACTTCCTTACGCGCGAAGTCGTGGCGAGCAAGCTGGGCGCCATGAAGCTGGGGGAGCGGGCGGCGGCGTGGGTGGCCCGGCCGGAGAACAGCCGCCGACTGGCGCGCGCCGCTGCGCATGGGCTGTCCGGTGCGGTCGGGGTGCTGCGCGACGACGAGGTGCAGGCGCTCGTGGACCGCGGCATCGTGGCCCGTCTGCGCCGTCTGCAGGCGGCGCCGCTGGCCGCCAAGACGTTCGAGCTGCTCACCGCGGACGGACGGCATCAGACGCTGCTCGACGATGCCCTGCGGCTCGCGGCGCGTTTCCTCGACGAGAACGAGGAGATGATCCGTGCGCGCATCCGGCAGGAGAGCCCGTGGTGGGTGCCGGGCGCCGTGGAGAACCGGTTGGGTGACAAGATCGTGAGTGGTGTGGAGGCGACGCTCGTGGCCGTGGCCGCCGATCCGGCGCACCCGCTGCGGAAGCGCTACGACGAGGCCGTCGAGCGCTTCGTGCAGAACCTGCGCGAGAATCCCGCGACCATTGCCCGTGCCGAGCAGATCAAGCTGGAGCTGCTCGACCATCCCGGCGTGGCCGAATTCTCACGGGAGGTGTGGGGCGACGTGAAGTTGCGTCTGGCGCAGTATGCCGAACGGCTGGCCACCGAAACGGAAGCCGAGCCCGATCAGCTGGAGCGATGGCTGGCGGGGCTGGGCGAAAAGGTGCTCGCCGATCCCGCCCTGGCCGACAAGGTGAATGGCTGGGTGGTGGAGCTCGTGACCTATTCGGTGGAGCAGGCGCGCGAGGAGGTGGCCGCGCTGATCGCGACTACGGTGGCCGCGTGGGACGCCGATGCGACCTCGCGCAAGATCGAACTGCAGATCGGTCGCGATCTGCAGTTCATCCGCATCAACGGCACGCTGGTTGGCGGCCTGGTGGGACTGCTGCTGTACGTGGTTGGCCAGTCGCTGGGCTGA
- the lon gene encoding endopeptidase La has protein sequence MPRGQRKEEILRAELPPSLPLMALRSTIVYPLGTIAVQMGAAENLALLRAHEESGLVVALVVASGDGDDAIDPQRFVGRVGVAARVHERINLPGETVQITLQGLRRITIEGIDQVQPFAIAQVQGARETPPDPAELDELVARTVTAAETLAELVDRIPNEVPQILKMNVSDPGRFADLAATNMNLRIADKEEVLQRLDIGQRIRFILSRLEREVARARVMEDVKKQTEIKIEQHQREFYLRQQLRAIQSELGEADPNEKESVDLLRRIDEAHLPEKVAAEARRETERLRMLSPASSEYQVLRTYLDWVLALPWHTRSGNDEEILLAKVEEALEERHYGLDEAKERIIEYLAVRKLRGGDPTGPILCLVGPPGTGKTSLGEAIAKSIGRAFYRISVGGVRDEAEIRGHRRTYVGAMPGMLIQALRRVEVRDPVIMIDEIDKMSSGGSSGDPTAAMLEVLDPSQNTTFVDHYLNLPFDLSSTLFICTANNLFDIPGPLRDRMEVIRIAGYTIEEKVEIAQRYLIPCLLDDHGLTPEDLHISEAVLGFITSRYSREAGLRTFERSIATLMRKRARAKADGDESTWEIGAARAEELLGPPRFSQEEAEKEPEIGAVTGLAWTATGGELMTIEALRMPGVGKLTVTGQLGDVMRESTEAAYSFVRSRAATLSIAESEFRESDMHLHFPAGAVPKDGPSAGIAVTLALASALSRRPVRRDLALTGEVTLRGKVLEIGGVKEKVLAAYRAGLREVILPKGNEKDVRDVPQEVREKMAFTFASTMDEVLHLALLPHPTRHPADKVESRATPTGRKSRAVPADLR, from the coding sequence GGTGGCCTCCGGTGACGGCGACGATGCCATCGATCCGCAGCGCTTCGTGGGGCGGGTGGGGGTGGCCGCGCGTGTTCACGAACGCATCAACCTGCCCGGGGAAACGGTCCAGATCACCCTGCAGGGGCTCCGCCGCATCACGATCGAGGGCATCGATCAGGTGCAACCGTTCGCCATTGCGCAGGTGCAGGGCGCCCGCGAAACGCCCCCCGACCCCGCCGAACTCGACGAGCTGGTGGCGCGTACGGTCACCGCCGCCGAAACGCTCGCCGAGCTGGTCGACCGCATTCCCAACGAGGTGCCGCAGATCCTCAAGATGAACGTCTCCGACCCGGGACGATTCGCCGATCTCGCCGCCACGAACATGAACCTGCGCATCGCCGACAAGGAGGAGGTGCTGCAGCGCCTCGACATCGGCCAGCGCATCCGCTTCATCCTGTCGCGCCTCGAGCGCGAGGTGGCACGCGCACGCGTCATGGAGGACGTAAAGAAGCAGACGGAAATCAAGATCGAGCAGCACCAGCGCGAGTTCTACCTGCGCCAGCAGCTGCGCGCCATTCAGTCCGAGCTGGGAGAGGCGGATCCGAACGAGAAGGAGTCGGTCGACCTGCTGCGCCGCATTGACGAGGCGCACCTGCCGGAGAAGGTCGCGGCGGAGGCACGTCGCGAGACCGAACGCCTGCGCATGCTCTCGCCTGCCTCGAGCGAGTACCAGGTGCTGCGCACGTATCTGGACTGGGTGCTGGCCTTGCCGTGGCACACGCGCAGCGGCAATGACGAGGAAATCCTGCTCGCCAAGGTCGAGGAGGCGCTTGAAGAGCGGCACTACGGCCTCGATGAGGCCAAGGAGCGCATCATCGAGTACCTCGCGGTCCGCAAGCTGCGGGGCGGCGATCCCACGGGCCCCATTCTCTGTCTCGTGGGGCCACCGGGCACGGGCAAGACCTCGCTTGGCGAGGCGATCGCCAAGAGCATCGGCCGCGCCTTCTACCGCATCTCCGTGGGCGGCGTGCGTGACGAGGCGGAGATTCGCGGCCATCGTCGCACCTACGTGGGCGCCATGCCGGGCATGCTCATCCAGGCGCTCCGGCGCGTGGAGGTGCGCGATCCGGTCATCATGATCGACGAGATCGACAAGATGTCGAGCGGCGGGTCCTCCGGTGATCCCACGGCGGCGATGCTCGAGGTGCTCGATCCGTCGCAGAACACGACCTTCGTCGATCATTACCTGAATCTGCCCTTCGACCTGTCGAGCACGCTGTTCATCTGCACCGCCAATAATCTCTTCGATATTCCCGGTCCCCTGCGCGACCGCATGGAGGTCATCCGCATCGCCGGCTATACCATCGAGGAGAAGGTGGAGATCGCGCAGCGGTATCTCATCCCGTGCCTCCTCGACGACCACGGACTCACCCCGGAGGACCTGCACATCTCCGAGGCGGTCCTGGGCTTCATCACCAGTCGCTACTCACGCGAGGCGGGGCTGCGCACGTTCGAGCGCAGCATCGCCACCCTCATGCGCAAGCGGGCCCGCGCAAAGGCCGATGGCGACGAGAGCACCTGGGAGATCGGTGCCGCGCGTGCCGAGGAGCTGCTGGGCCCCCCGCGCTTCTCGCAGGAAGAGGCCGAGAAGGAGCCGGAGATCGGCGCCGTGACCGGCCTGGCGTGGACGGCCACCGGCGGTGAACTGATGACCATCGAAGCCCTGCGCATGCCGGGGGTGGGCAAGCTCACCGTGACCGGGCAGCTGGGCGATGTGATGCGGGAGTCCACCGAGGCCGCCTATTCGTTCGTTCGCTCGCGTGCCGCCACCCTCAGCATTGCCGAGTCGGAGTTCCGCGAGAGCGACATGCACCTGCACTTCCCCGCCGGTGCCGTGCCCAAGGACGGTCCGTCCGCCGGCATCGCTGTCACGCTCGCCCTGGCCAGCGCCCTGTCGAGGCGGCCAGTACGTCGCGACCTGGCCCTGACCGGCGAGGTCACGCTGCGGGGCAAGGTGCTGGAGATCGGTGGCGTGAAGGAGAAGGTGCTGGCGGCCTATCGTGCCGGGCTGCGCGAAGTCATTCTGCCCAAGGGGAACGAGAAGGACGTGCGTGATGTGCCGCAGGAGGTGCGCGAGAAGATGGCCTTCACCTTTGCCAGCACGATGGACGAGGTACTGCATCTCGCCCTGCTGCCGCACCCGACCAGGCACCCGGCCGACAAGGTGGAGAGCCGCGCCACGCCAACCGGCCGCAAGTCGCGGGCGGTACCCGCCGACTTGCGCTGA